A genome region from Microbacterium profundi includes the following:
- the rhaS gene encoding rhamnose ABC transporter substrate-binding protein: MKFSRKRVTAFAAVAVAAALVLTGCADTGSGTGGDGGGAEGGSDNLTITFLPKNLGNPYFDTSSKGGKTAVDELGGTFAEVGPAEATPDAQVSYINTATQQGVGALVVSANDPKAICDALNEARDAGVKVVTFDSDTNPDCRDLFINQADAEGIAKVQVDLIAEQIGGAGEIAVLSASANATNQNAWIDLMAEYLASDYPDITLVETVYGDDDDQTSFDKTAALLQTYPNLKGIISPTTVGIAAAARYLSTSDYKGAVALTGLGTPNQMREYVEDGTVTAFALWNPEELGYLSAYAAAALTQGDITGAEGDTFEAGDLGEYTVGADGTVLLGDPFEFNADNIGDFDF, translated from the coding sequence ATGAAGTTTTCACGCAAGCGTGTCACGGCTTTCGCGGCTGTCGCCGTGGCCGCGGCGCTGGTCCTGACCGGCTGCGCCGACACCGGCAGCGGGACGGGTGGTGACGGCGGCGGGGCCGAAGGCGGCTCCGACAACCTCACCATCACGTTCCTGCCGAAGAACCTCGGCAACCCGTACTTCGACACGTCCAGCAAGGGCGGCAAAACCGCGGTCGACGAGCTCGGCGGCACGTTCGCCGAGGTGGGACCGGCTGAGGCGACTCCCGATGCCCAGGTGAGCTACATCAACACGGCCACGCAGCAGGGCGTCGGTGCTCTGGTCGTCTCGGCGAATGATCCGAAGGCCATCTGCGATGCGCTGAACGAGGCGCGCGACGCGGGCGTCAAGGTCGTCACGTTCGACTCCGACACCAACCCGGACTGCCGCGACCTGTTCATCAACCAGGCCGATGCCGAGGGCATCGCGAAGGTGCAGGTCGACCTGATCGCCGAGCAGATCGGTGGCGCGGGCGAGATCGCGGTGCTGTCGGCCTCGGCGAACGCGACCAACCAGAACGCCTGGATCGACCTGATGGCGGAGTACCTCGCGAGTGACTACCCCGACATCACGCTCGTCGAGACGGTGTACGGCGACGACGACGACCAGACCTCGTTCGACAAGACCGCGGCACTGCTGCAGACGTACCCGAACCTGAAGGGCATCATCTCGCCCACGACGGTCGGTATCGCCGCAGCGGCCCGCTACCTCTCGACGTCCGACTACAAGGGCGCCGTCGCGCTGACAGGTCTAGGCACGCCGAACCAGATGCGCGAATACGTCGAGGACGGCACGGTCACCGCGTTCGCACTGTGGAACCCGGAGGAGCTCGGTTACCTGTCCGCCTACGCGGCAGCCGCACTCACCCAGGGCGACATCACCGGCGCCGAGGGCGACACCTTCGAAGCCGGAGACCTCGGCGAGTACACGGTCGGCGCCGACGGCACCGTCCTGCTCGGCGACCCGTTCGAATTCAACGCGGACAACATCGGCGACTTCGACTTCTGA
- a CDS encoding ABC transporter permease produces the protein MTATTATATTRVIREHDRPLWHRVLFTREMAIIALLILVVIVAMSTVRGFAQPITLNYLLLDVAPILLIALPMALIMATGEIDLSVGSMVGLASVVTGVLTQAGAPFEVAALAALAVGVVGGAVNGFLVTVVGLPSLAVTIGTLALFRGLAVGLLGTTAVTDFPEMWTALAKAKIAGTTIPYITVPFLVLLVIFVVLLHFTPFGRGIYAIGLSKDAARFSGVHVERTKFILFVLAGVVAAFAGIFFTLRFGSARGDNATGLELQVIAAVVLGGVSVFGGRGRLHGVVAAVLLIGVLSSGLRLANVTSDVINIITGGLLVASVVAASLLAWAQRLRARIPPSRLTASSAS, from the coding sequence ATGACCGCCACCACGGCCACGGCCACGACCCGAGTCATCCGGGAGCACGACCGCCCGCTCTGGCACCGAGTGCTGTTCACCAGGGAGATGGCGATCATCGCGCTCCTCATCCTCGTGGTGATCGTCGCGATGTCGACGGTGCGAGGATTCGCGCAGCCGATCACGCTGAACTACCTGCTGCTCGACGTCGCTCCGATCCTGCTCATCGCGCTGCCCATGGCGTTGATCATGGCCACGGGCGAGATCGACCTGTCGGTGGGCAGCATGGTCGGACTCGCCAGCGTCGTGACGGGCGTACTCACCCAGGCGGGCGCCCCGTTCGAGGTCGCCGCCCTCGCGGCTCTTGCCGTCGGAGTGGTCGGCGGCGCGGTCAACGGGTTCCTTGTGACGGTGGTCGGGCTCCCGTCGCTCGCTGTCACGATCGGCACGCTCGCGCTGTTCCGCGGCCTCGCGGTCGGGCTGCTCGGCACCACGGCGGTCACCGACTTCCCCGAGATGTGGACGGCATTGGCCAAGGCGAAGATCGCCGGCACCACGATCCCGTACATCACCGTGCCGTTCCTCGTGCTGCTCGTGATCTTCGTGGTGCTGCTGCACTTCACGCCGTTCGGCCGCGGTATCTACGCGATCGGCCTGTCGAAGGATGCCGCGCGATTCTCCGGCGTGCACGTCGAACGCACGAAGTTCATCCTGTTCGTGCTCGCCGGCGTCGTCGCGGCATTCGCCGGAATCTTCTTCACGCTGCGCTTCGGCAGCGCCCGTGGCGACAATGCGACAGGCCTCGAGCTGCAGGTGATCGCGGCAGTGGTGCTCGGCGGTGTGTCGGTGTTCGGCGGCCGCGGCCGATTGCACGGGGTCGTCGCCGCTGTGCTCCTGATCGGTGTGCTCTCCAGTGGGTTGCGACTGGCGAACGTCACCTCGGATGTGATCAACATCATCACCGGCGGTCTTCTCGTCGCATCCGTGGTCGCGGCGAGCCTGCTCGCGTGGGCGCAGCGACTTCGCGCCAGGATTCCTCCCTCACGTCTCACAGCCTCCTCTGCATCCTGA
- a CDS encoding ABC transporter permease gives MGGVGRAREFGILIALALVVIAATAKNPNFLFSADGWRDLLLTPSILVLVAVGQAIVIITRNVDLSVGSVMGLTAYLTGRLFIDIPGIPIVFVVIAAVAFGGLLGLVNGALVAFAKVPAMVITLGTLYAYRGINVLWAGSDRVNASDMPKDFLGLGTAQLIGIPVLAIVAVIVLAAAAWYMRNTRGGREYYAIGSDPAAAELYGLKVTRRLLTAFVLSGALAGLAGVFYAARYGSVSSQAGAGWELDAVGAAVIGGIAITGGVGSVWGAAIGAMLLMTINRALPILGIQDFWQRAVVGALIIGAIVLDRVLAVRQKRRLIEARDES, from the coding sequence ATGGGCGGCGTCGGCCGGGCGCGGGAGTTCGGCATCCTGATCGCCCTGGCGCTGGTCGTCATCGCCGCGACGGCGAAGAACCCGAACTTCCTGTTCAGCGCAGACGGATGGCGCGACCTGCTGCTCACGCCGTCGATCCTCGTGCTCGTCGCGGTCGGACAGGCCATCGTCATCATCACCCGCAACGTCGACCTCTCAGTCGGGTCGGTGATGGGACTGACCGCCTATCTCACCGGACGACTGTTCATCGACATCCCCGGCATCCCGATCGTCTTCGTCGTCATCGCAGCCGTCGCCTTCGGCGGGCTGCTGGGTCTCGTCAACGGCGCGCTGGTCGCCTTCGCGAAGGTCCCCGCCATGGTGATCACGCTCGGCACGCTGTACGCCTACCGCGGCATCAACGTGCTCTGGGCGGGCAGCGACCGGGTCAACGCCTCCGACATGCCCAAGGACTTCCTCGGGCTCGGAACGGCCCAGCTCATCGGCATCCCCGTGCTCGCGATCGTCGCGGTGATCGTGCTCGCGGCGGCCGCCTGGTACATGCGCAACACCCGCGGAGGACGTGAGTACTACGCGATCGGCTCTGACCCTGCTGCCGCGGAGCTTTACGGTCTCAAGGTCACGCGACGCCTGCTCACCGCCTTCGTGCTTTCCGGCGCGCTCGCCGGACTCGCCGGAGTCTTCTATGCCGCGCGTTACGGGTCCGTCAGCTCCCAGGCGGGCGCTGGTTGGGAACTGGATGCTGTCGGCGCTGCCGTGATCGGCGGCATCGCGATCACTGGAGGCGTCGGCTCGGTGTGGGGCGCCGCGATCGGCGCGATGCTGCTGATGACCATCAACCGCGCGCTCCCGATCCTCGGCATCCAGGACTTCTGGCAGCGGGCCGTCGTCGGCGCGCTCATCATCGGCGCCATCGTGCTCGACCGCGTGCTCGCGGTCAGACAGAAACGGCGTCTCATCGAGGCGAGGGACGAATCATGA
- a CDS encoding sugar ABC transporter ATP-binding protein, translating into MLDSVADQIDPLNGEDAPVAVEVENSSPADAALELHRVVKSFGPVVALRSGSLTLRSQSIHALIGENGAGKSTLVKIMAGLYRRDSGEFRLHGDDVDFTSTAQSKAAGIAVIYQEPTLFPDLSVTENIFMGRQPTSRIGRIDRKSMRQEVEQIFRRLGVSLDPDRITEGLSIADQQIIEIAKAISLDASVLIMDEPTAALSGVEVERLFAVARSLRDEGRAVLFISHRFDEVFALCDTVTVMRDGAYISTTAIAETTVDELVRQMVGRDVTELFPKQTVPIGDPLLEIKDLTSPGIFHDISFTVRAGEIVALAGLVGAGRSEVARAVFGVDAYREGEVRMLGETVPRHSPTHAMRAGLALVPEDRRKQGLVIESGVGSNITMAIRSRLAKFGLLTTGMENRAAKEWASRLEVKAHALDTVSSTLSGGNQQKVVLAKWLATNPRVLIIDEPTRGIDVGTKAEVHRLLSQLAGEGMGILMISSELPEVLGMADRVLVMREGRITAEIDRADATSENVMFAATHAMEIHS; encoded by the coding sequence ATGTTAGATTCAGTCGCAGATCAGATCGATCCCCTCAACGGAGAGGACGCGCCAGTGGCCGTCGAAGTCGAGAACAGCAGCCCAGCGGATGCCGCGCTGGAACTGCATCGCGTCGTGAAGTCCTTCGGGCCGGTCGTGGCGCTGCGCTCCGGCAGCCTGACGTTGCGCTCGCAGTCGATCCATGCGCTGATCGGAGAGAACGGCGCGGGAAAGTCCACGCTCGTGAAGATCATGGCCGGGCTGTACCGCCGCGACTCCGGAGAGTTCCGACTGCACGGCGACGACGTCGACTTCACCAGCACGGCGCAGTCCAAGGCTGCCGGCATCGCCGTGATCTATCAGGAGCCGACCCTGTTCCCCGATCTCTCGGTCACCGAGAACATCTTCATGGGGCGGCAGCCGACGAGCAGGATCGGACGCATCGACCGCAAGTCGATGCGTCAGGAGGTCGAGCAGATCTTCCGGAGGCTGGGCGTCTCCCTCGACCCTGATCGCATCACCGAGGGCCTCTCGATCGCAGATCAGCAGATCATCGAGATCGCCAAGGCGATATCTCTCGATGCCAGCGTGCTCATCATGGACGAGCCGACCGCGGCGCTCAGCGGGGTAGAGGTCGAACGTCTCTTCGCGGTCGCTCGCAGTCTTCGCGATGAGGGACGGGCGGTGCTGTTCATCTCGCACCGCTTCGACGAGGTCTTCGCCCTGTGCGACACCGTCACCGTCATGCGCGACGGCGCGTACATCAGCACCACGGCGATCGCCGAGACGACCGTCGACGAACTCGTCCGGCAGATGGTCGGTCGAGACGTCACGGAACTCTTCCCCAAGCAGACCGTGCCGATCGGTGACCCGTTGCTCGAGATCAAGGACCTCACGAGCCCCGGCATCTTCCATGACATCTCGTTCACCGTGCGAGCCGGCGAGATCGTCGCACTCGCCGGACTCGTCGGCGCCGGTCGGAGTGAGGTCGCCCGTGCGGTTTTCGGCGTCGACGCGTACCGCGAAGGCGAGGTGCGCATGCTGGGCGAGACCGTACCGCGCCACAGCCCGACCCACGCCATGCGCGCAGGTCTCGCGCTGGTTCCTGAGGATCGGCGCAAGCAGGGCCTCGTGATCGAGTCCGGAGTCGGAAGCAACATCACGATGGCGATCCGCAGTCGGCTCGCGAAGTTCGGTCTCCTGACCACCGGCATGGAGAATCGCGCCGCGAAGGAATGGGCCAGCCGACTCGAGGTCAAGGCGCACGCCCTCGACACGGTCTCCTCCACGCTCTCCGGCGGCAACCAGCAGAAGGTCGTGCTCGCGAAATGGCTGGCGACGAACCCGCGAGTGCTCATCATCGATGAACCGACGCGCGGTATCGACGTCGGCACCAAGGCAGAGGTGCACCGACTGCTCTCCCAGCTCGCCGGTGAAGGCATGGGCATCCTCATGATCTCGTCGGAGCTCCCGGAGGTGCTGGGGATGGCCGACCGCGTGCTGGTCATGCGCGAGGGGCGAATCACGGCCGAGATCGACCGCGCAGACGCGACCAGCGAGAACGTCATGTTCGCCGCCACACATGCAATGGAGATCCACTCGTGA